One Prosthecobacter dejongeii genomic window carries:
- a CDS encoding ABC transporter permease translates to MSSRLFWLFLAFITAAYLVFWFLLIGATATYSTPEAWLETLLKSEIRYATGLSLVTCTAAATFALLFAVPIGYLMARRHFPGKALLDAALDIPIVLPPMVVGLCLLIFFQTQIGKAIEEVIPFTYTIAGVILAQFVVAAAFAIRTVRGTFDHLSSRPEDVALTLGATRFQALWHIALPSAKRGLIAAFCIAWARSLGEFGPILVFAGATRHRTEVLPTTVWLELSVGNLESAVAVSLVMILIAIAVLGVVRASGERI, encoded by the coding sequence ATGTCCTCTCGCCTGTTCTGGCTTTTCCTGGCCTTTATCACTGCGGCTTACCTAGTTTTTTGGTTTCTCCTCATCGGTGCCACCGCCACTTACAGCACGCCGGAAGCCTGGCTGGAAACACTGCTGAAGTCTGAAATCCGCTATGCCACAGGCCTCAGCCTCGTCACTTGCACCGCAGCCGCCACCTTTGCTTTGCTCTTTGCGGTGCCCATCGGATACCTCATGGCAAGACGCCACTTCCCCGGCAAGGCCTTGCTGGATGCGGCGCTAGACATTCCGATTGTGCTCCCCCCCATGGTGGTGGGACTGTGCTTGCTGATCTTTTTCCAAACCCAGATCGGTAAGGCTATCGAAGAAGTCATTCCATTTACCTACACCATTGCTGGAGTCATCCTAGCTCAGTTCGTGGTAGCGGCGGCCTTCGCCATCCGCACCGTAAGAGGGACTTTTGATCACCTATCCTCCCGACCTGAAGATGTGGCACTGACGCTGGGTGCCACCCGCTTTCAGGCGCTCTGGCATATCGCTCTGCCCAGTGCGAAACGTGGACTGATCGCCGCCTTCTGCATCGCCTGGGCCCGCAGCCTGGGCGAATTCGGACCCATTTTGGTGTTTGCGGGGGCCACTCGCCATCGCACAGAGGTGCTGCCAACGACCGTTTGGCTGGAATTGAGCGTGGGGAATCTAGAGTCCGCTGTAGCCGTGAGTTTGGTGATGATTCTGATCGCCATAGCCGTGCTCGGCGTGGTGCGGGCGAGCGGAGAAAGAATCTAA
- a CDS encoding autorepressor SdpR family transcription factor — MNSLFKALNDPTRRQILEMLRERSLTAGEIADACQVGKPTVSHHLDILRQAELVEEERQGQFRRYHLNTSVVEDVMVWLSGLMESTQPTAKKAVTKKLKA, encoded by the coding sequence ATGAATTCCTTGTTCAAAGCTCTGAATGATCCCACCCGGAGGCAGATCCTGGAGATGCTACGGGAGCGATCACTGACGGCAGGGGAAATTGCAGACGCATGTCAGGTCGGCAAACCCACCGTGTCTCACCACCTCGACATCCTGAGACAGGCCGAACTGGTGGAAGAAGAGCGCCAGGGTCAGTTCCGGCGTTACCACCTAAATACCAGCGTGGTGGAAGATGTGATGGTGTGGCTCAGCGGCCTCATGGAGTCCACCCAACCCACAGCTAAAAAAGCAGTGACCAAAAAGCTAAAAGCCTGA
- a CDS encoding SdpI family protein: protein MKKNILSFVRREWLQLLILSIPVLASLAAMPFATDRVPMQWNLRGEVNWYAPKTWGLLVMPVTTLLSFGVVFWKESQDAGRYREGDGSLTAHGKATRLIRLGISVLLAAVALVQISWSLGHRPDVTRWVITGIALLFAFIGNLFGKLKRNRYAGIRVPWTLNSEYVWRQTHRAAGWIWTVSSLVVAAMSWLLPANLLPMHLTGLWLFFLIVIPLCIAWHEARKEKRGLTA, encoded by the coding sequence ATGAAAAAAAATATTCTTTCCTTTGTTAGGCGCGAGTGGTTGCAATTGCTCATCCTCAGCATCCCTGTCTTGGCATCTTTGGCAGCCATGCCCTTCGCAACGGATCGTGTACCCATGCAGTGGAATCTGCGTGGGGAGGTGAATTGGTATGCGCCCAAAACCTGGGGACTGCTGGTAATGCCTGTCACGACGTTGCTCTCTTTCGGGGTCGTCTTTTGGAAAGAAAGCCAGGATGCAGGTCGGTATCGTGAAGGAGATGGCAGCCTCACCGCCCATGGCAAAGCCACTCGGTTGATCCGTCTCGGCATCAGCGTACTACTCGCAGCCGTGGCACTGGTGCAAATCTCCTGGTCTTTGGGGCACCGTCCAGATGTCACTCGCTGGGTGATCACTGGGATCGCATTGCTCTTTGCTTTCATCGGCAACCTTTTCGGCAAACTGAAACGCAATCGTTATGCAGGCATCCGCGTTCCCTGGACACTGAATTCGGAGTATGTTTGGCGGCAGACGCACCGTGCGGCGGGCTGGATCTGGACGGTCAGCAGCCTGGTTGTTGCGGCCATGTCTTGGCTACTGCCGGCGAACCTTTTGCCGATGCATCTCACGGGCCTATGGTTATTTTTCTTGATCGTCATTCCGCTCTGCATCGCGTGGCATGAAGCCCGCAAAGAGAAACGCGGATTAACGGCCTAA
- a CDS encoding endonuclease/exonuclease/phosphatase family protein yields the protein MMDKLSSLSARLRFRAVLDFNLVLMLLGTWLGLLGRFHWTLDLFSHFRWQYVILCGVALLWSLMAKRSRLMIGFCVASLVMNVNDLYQARGKDSWTQEEGAKLRVVSLNVLTGNPQKQGVLDYLRSTRADVIFLMEVDAAWGEALESLKSNYPHHLLGSREDNFGVAFFSRVPLLSVEVWQPSPGSMPSIQARLMHDGQEMVILGIHPLPPIGPRLAARRDWQLQEIGQRVAFLKQPVLVVGDLNATPWSWGMKLIRQGNELDFRSPAPAWTPTWQVGTPVAVPIDHALCTPPLVIVGRKIGPDVGSDHRPQELEVGWLP from the coding sequence ATGATGGATAAGCTCTCTTCTTTGTCTGCGCGGCTCCGCTTCCGGGCAGTGCTGGATTTTAACTTGGTGTTGATGCTGCTGGGGACCTGGCTCGGGCTCTTGGGGCGCTTTCATTGGACCCTGGATCTCTTCAGCCACTTTCGCTGGCAGTATGTCATTCTTTGTGGAGTGGCATTGCTTTGGTCGCTGATGGCGAAGCGTTCACGGCTGATGATCGGCTTTTGCGTGGCGTCACTGGTGATGAATGTGAATGACCTCTATCAGGCCCGTGGGAAGGACTCGTGGACTCAAGAAGAAGGTGCGAAACTGCGGGTGGTGAGCCTGAATGTGCTCACAGGAAATCCCCAAAAGCAAGGGGTGCTGGACTACCTGCGAAGTACCCGTGCCGATGTGATTTTCCTCATGGAAGTTGATGCCGCCTGGGGGGAAGCGTTGGAGTCTTTAAAATCTAATTATCCACATCATTTGTTAGGCTCTCGGGAGGATAACTTTGGCGTCGCATTTTTCAGCCGGGTGCCTTTGCTTTCCGTGGAGGTCTGGCAGCCTTCTCCTGGTTCCATGCCGTCTATTCAGGCTCGATTGATGCACGATGGTCAGGAGATGGTGATTTTAGGCATTCACCCGCTGCCACCCATCGGCCCTCGGCTGGCGGCGAGAAGGGATTGGCAACTTCAGGAGATCGGCCAGCGAGTGGCTTTTCTGAAGCAGCCGGTGCTGGTGGTGGGGGATCTGAATGCTACGCCGTGGTCCTGGGGCATGAAGCTGATCCGCCAGGGCAATGAGTTGGATTTTCGTTCGCCTGCCCCAGCCTGGACACCGACTTGGCAAGTGGGCACACCAGTTGCCGTGCCGATTGATCACGCCCTTTGCACGCCACCTCTGGTGATCGTTGGAAGGAAAATCGGGCCTGATGTGGGCTCAGATCACCGCCCGCAGGAGTTGGAGGTGGGGTGGCTTCCTTGA
- a CDS encoding Tex family protein, with product MSASNELNINIAHVERVAKELGLRAIQVGATAQLFADGATVPFIARYRKEATGSMDEVQIQNVKDRMEQLVALDDRRTAIVKSLEERNLMTDVLRAKIEKAETMNTLEDIFAPFRPKRRTRATIAKEKGLEPLADFIEANLFTHGVNVDDEAAKFVNAEAADELKVKDAADALSGARDIIAERISDHADARAALRKLFSEQSTVVSKVMFGKEAEADAQKFRDYFDWSEPLKSIPSHRMLAIRRGEKEGFLLMRINPPEDAAVQILTNLFVKGGNACSDQMKLACADSYKRLLSSSMETEARLESKKKADGEAVRVFADNLRELLLTAPLGQKRVLGIDPGFRTGCKVVVLDAQGQLLFNDVIYLLGEGNSLMQAKTLIMNLVERYKIEAFAIGNGTASRETEAFINKIGVPKSIPVLMVNESGASIYSASEVAREEFPNHDITVRGAVSIARRLMDPLAELVKLDPKSIGVGQYQHDVDQNQLKSSLDNVVISAVNGVGVEINTASKQLLSYVSGLNSTHAANIVAFRNENGAFKTRKDLLKVPRLGDKAFEQAAGFLRIRGAANPLDASAVHPERYPLVEKMAADLGCTVADLMQKAELRQKLDLKKYVSEEVGLPTLQDIMNELAKPGRDPRKQFEVFNFAEGVNDMKDLTVGMKLPGIVTNVTAFGAFVDIGVHQDGLVHVSQLSDTFVRDAAEVVKVAQKVMVTVTEVDIQRKRIALSMKSKPDFEKKTGSGGAGGPRPAGQGGQGGQGGGNRSLGGGGGNRSSGGGMGNPFGGGGGGGDWFTAASQKGKK from the coding sequence ATGTCCGCCTCCAACGAACTCAACATCAACATCGCTCATGTGGAGCGTGTCGCTAAAGAACTGGGCCTGCGCGCCATCCAGGTCGGGGCGACGGCCCAGCTTTTTGCCGATGGGGCCACGGTGCCCTTCATCGCCCGGTATCGTAAAGAGGCCACGGGATCCATGGATGAGGTGCAGATCCAAAATGTGAAGGACCGCATGGAGCAACTGGTGGCCCTGGATGATCGCCGCACGGCCATCGTGAAGTCCCTGGAAGAGCGCAATCTCATGACCGACGTGCTGCGTGCGAAGATCGAGAAGGCGGAGACGATGAACACCCTGGAGGACATCTTTGCCCCGTTCCGGCCGAAGCGCCGCACCCGCGCCACCATCGCCAAAGAAAAGGGGCTGGAACCTCTGGCGGATTTCATTGAGGCGAACCTCTTCACCCATGGCGTGAATGTGGACGATGAAGCGGCCAAGTTTGTGAATGCTGAGGCTGCCGATGAACTGAAGGTGAAGGATGCGGCCGATGCGCTCAGCGGAGCGCGTGACATCATCGCCGAGCGCATCAGCGACCACGCGGATGCCCGTGCGGCTCTGCGCAAGCTGTTTAGCGAGCAGAGCACGGTGGTATCCAAGGTGATGTTCGGCAAAGAAGCTGAGGCCGATGCCCAGAAATTCCGCGATTACTTCGACTGGTCCGAGCCTCTGAAGTCCATCCCCTCTCACCGCATGCTGGCCATCCGCCGGGGTGAGAAGGAAGGCTTCCTGCTCATGCGCATCAATCCGCCGGAAGATGCGGCGGTGCAGATCCTGACGAACCTGTTTGTGAAAGGTGGCAATGCCTGCTCTGACCAAATGAAGCTGGCCTGTGCAGATAGCTACAAGCGCCTGCTGAGCAGCAGCATGGAAACGGAAGCGCGCCTGGAATCCAAGAAGAAGGCCGATGGTGAAGCCGTGCGTGTCTTTGCCGATAATCTGCGTGAGCTCCTGCTGACCGCTCCGCTGGGGCAGAAGCGTGTGCTGGGCATTGACCCTGGCTTCCGCACGGGCTGCAAAGTGGTGGTGCTGGATGCGCAAGGGCAGCTCCTGTTTAACGATGTGATCTATTTGTTAGGCGAGGGCAACAGCCTCATGCAGGCGAAGACGCTGATCATGAACTTGGTCGAGCGTTACAAGATCGAAGCCTTTGCCATCGGCAACGGCACTGCCAGCCGTGAGACGGAGGCCTTCATCAATAAGATTGGCGTACCGAAGTCCATCCCCGTCCTCATGGTGAATGAGAGTGGCGCTTCCATTTACAGCGCCAGTGAAGTGGCGCGTGAGGAGTTCCCCAATCATGACATCACTGTGCGTGGCGCTGTCTCCATCGCCCGTCGTTTGATGGACCCGCTGGCGGAGCTGGTGAAGCTGGACCCGAAGTCCATTGGCGTGGGCCAGTATCAGCATGATGTGGATCAAAACCAGCTCAAGAGCAGCCTGGACAATGTGGTCATCAGCGCCGTGAACGGCGTAGGCGTGGAGATCAACACGGCCAGCAAGCAGCTCCTCAGTTACGTCTCCGGCCTCAACAGCACGCATGCGGCGAACATCGTGGCCTTCCGCAATGAGAACGGCGCTTTCAAAACTCGTAAAGACCTGCTGAAGGTGCCCCGCCTGGGCGACAAAGCTTTTGAGCAGGCCGCTGGGTTCCTGCGCATCCGTGGTGCGGCCAATCCGCTGGATGCCAGCGCCGTCCACCCTGAGCGCTACCCCCTGGTGGAAAAGATGGCTGCCGATCTGGGCTGCACCGTCGCCGACCTCATGCAGAAGGCAGAACTGCGCCAGAAGCTGGACCTGAAAAAGTACGTCAGTGAAGAGGTGGGCCTGCCGACGCTCCAGGACATCATGAACGAGTTGGCCAAACCAGGCCGCGATCCGCGTAAGCAGTTTGAAGTCTTCAACTTCGCTGAAGGCGTCAACGACATGAAGGACTTGACCGTGGGTATGAAGCTGCCGGGCATCGTCACCAATGTCACCGCCTTCGGGGCCTTTGTGGACATCGGCGTGCATCAGGACGGCCTCGTGCACGTCAGTCAGCTCAGCGATACGTTTGTCCGCGATGCGGCTGAGGTGGTGAAGGTGGCCCAGAAGGTCATGGTCACCGTCACGGAGGTGGACATCCAGCGCAAGCGCATCGCCCTAAGCATGAAGTCTAAACCGGACTTTGAGAAGAAGACGGGTAGCGGCGGTGCTGGCGGCCCACGTCCGGCAGGGCAGGGAGGCCAGGGCGGGCAAGGCGGTGGCAATCGCAGCTTAGGTGGTGGTGGTGGTAATCGCAGCAGTGGCGGCGGCATGGGCAATCCCTTTGGCGGTGGCGGCGGCGGTGGGGACTGGTTCACGGCAGCTTCACAAAAGGGGAAGAAGTAG
- a CDS encoding pyridoxamine 5'-phosphate oxidase family protein translates to MPAPAPLDPAELPALALATMKAAKFPVLATMDGDQPRLRPVSPVKTDGFTVYVANLRRYGKTAELATNPKAELCYTDDDHNQVRITATAEILTDRPQIEEIWNSNALLRAYLRDINNPELIIYKFTPHRVRYMKEWALEYWELPLS, encoded by the coding sequence ATGCCCGCGCCTGCACCCCTCGATCCCGCCGAACTCCCCGCCCTGGCCCTGGCCACGATGAAAGCCGCTAAGTTCCCCGTGCTCGCCACGATGGACGGCGACCAACCCCGCTTGCGCCCCGTCTCCCCAGTGAAAACCGACGGCTTCACGGTCTATGTGGCCAATCTCCGCCGCTACGGCAAAACCGCCGAACTCGCCACCAATCCCAAAGCCGAGCTCTGCTACACCGACGACGACCACAACCAAGTCCGCATCACCGCCACTGCCGAGATCCTCACCGACCGCCCCCAAATTGAAGAGATCTGGAACAGCAACGCCCTCCTGCGAGCTTACCTCCGCGACATCAACAACCCGGAACTGATCATCTACAAGTTCACGCCCCACCGGGTGCGATACATGAAGGAATGGGCGCTGGAGTACTGGGAGTTACCGCTGTCTTGA
- the trmD gene encoding tRNA (guanosine(37)-N1)-methyltransferase TrmD: MRLDVITLFPELITVPMGTSIMGRAQEKGAITVGVHDLREQGLGKHKQVDDTPYGGGQGMLLRPEPLFAALEKVHTESSRVILMSPAGKPFNQASALRLAQEEHLIFLSGHYEGMDQRVVDHWVDEELSLGDYVLTNGAIAAVVVMDAIVRLLPGVLGDDLSAVEESFGPAGLLEAPHYTKPAEFQGLRVPDILLSGNHGKIAEWRQQQALERTRKMRPDLLE; encoded by the coding sequence GTGCGCCTAGACGTCATTACTCTTTTTCCTGAACTCATCACTGTGCCGATGGGCACGAGCATCATGGGGCGGGCCCAGGAGAAGGGGGCGATCACGGTGGGGGTGCACGATCTGCGCGAGCAGGGTCTGGGCAAACACAAGCAGGTGGATGACACGCCTTACGGCGGTGGACAGGGCATGCTGCTAAGGCCGGAGCCACTTTTTGCGGCGCTGGAGAAGGTGCATACGGAGAGCAGTCGGGTGATCCTGATGTCGCCCGCTGGAAAGCCTTTTAACCAGGCGTCAGCGCTGCGGTTGGCACAAGAGGAGCATCTGATTTTTCTTTCCGGTCACTATGAGGGCATGGACCAGCGGGTGGTGGACCATTGGGTGGATGAAGAGCTGAGCCTGGGCGACTATGTGCTGACCAACGGGGCCATCGCTGCAGTGGTGGTGATGGATGCCATCGTTCGCCTACTGCCCGGTGTTCTGGGTGATGACCTGAGCGCCGTTGAGGAATCCTTTGGCCCGGCAGGTCTGCTGGAGGCCCCCCATTACACGAAGCCAGCAGAGTTTCAGGGGCTGCGGGTGCCGGATATTTTACTGAGCGGCAACCATGGAAAAATCGCCGAATGGCGGCAGCAGCAGGCGCTGGAGCGGACACGGAAAATGCGGCCAGATTTACTGGAGTAA
- a CDS encoding alginate O-acetyltransferase AlgX-related protein, translating into MMDDPLNFTRIFPLLLAGGFAAFPRQFGPWAFGTAFARMGLGFAKLMFLALNLESLYTLCVNAAPEAASSWSAFIGMVAFTGCLYMMFTGTADVWVGLMRLLRVEMPEIIRHPFGARGFVDFWNRWGVLPVNHVPTASSALLRCGLLVLCLLIAQGFSYGLLLWLLLQACLIGLDSWLGRTSGWMGKIPRWIKSILTIAAFTLSTPLLYGGGWEVAMQEWSRLFSASPETVYSVFLDARLTAPQVCWLLWISVLAALVLPGFPWWMARGPRLRLAAKGAGFLCFGAVILFVITFIESAPSPLIRAGEWLHRVSSQAGSHGVHQGIGGWLYADTDLYRLTQKRHTPGQVEDILSLQKQLQSQGSPLLLLPIPDKIGLRPEPILPARYKGAVHPLGYHASIQRLKSAGVDVLDMSEKLWDQRNRLPLHFHQDTLWTAEAMKEIAVQASRHIRKAYPQVVLDETPLVDAQFIERQDFGDLARRLHRQPESFWPAETTQMVGLRGLTGAETSPVLVIGGDLVRAYDDPSLSFPPTSLTDPPAGFPTQLGALLGRALDVAEAAPAATLVPRMSGKKLIIWVVRAGEL; encoded by the coding sequence ATGATGGATGACCCCCTCAACTTTACCCGTATCTTCCCGCTTTTGCTGGCTGGGGGATTCGCCGCTTTTCCCAGACAGTTCGGGCCGTGGGCGTTCGGCACCGCTTTTGCGAGGATGGGCCTTGGTTTTGCCAAGCTGATGTTTCTGGCCCTGAATCTTGAAAGCCTTTACACCCTCTGTGTCAATGCCGCGCCCGAGGCCGCCAGCAGCTGGTCTGCATTCATTGGCATGGTAGCCTTCACGGGATGCCTCTACATGATGTTCACCGGCACTGCCGATGTTTGGGTGGGATTGATGCGGTTACTCAGAGTCGAAATGCCCGAGATCATTCGCCATCCCTTTGGCGCGAGGGGTTTCGTGGATTTCTGGAATCGTTGGGGAGTGTTGCCAGTCAATCACGTCCCCACGGCTTCATCGGCTCTCCTTCGTTGTGGCCTCTTGGTACTTTGTCTTCTTATTGCTCAGGGGTTTAGTTATGGCTTGTTGCTTTGGCTCCTGCTCCAGGCCTGCCTCATTGGGTTAGACTCTTGGTTAGGCCGCACTTCTGGCTGGATGGGGAAAATTCCACGCTGGATCAAAAGCATACTCACCATTGCTGCATTTACTTTGAGCACTCCGTTGCTTTACGGGGGCGGGTGGGAGGTGGCCATGCAGGAATGGAGTCGCCTTTTCAGTGCCTCGCCAGAGACGGTGTATTCGGTGTTTCTCGATGCCCGGCTCACTGCCCCGCAGGTTTGCTGGCTGCTGTGGATCAGTGTCCTTGCTGCCCTCGTCCTGCCCGGCTTTCCCTGGTGGATGGCGCGTGGCCCACGTCTCCGCCTCGCGGCCAAAGGTGCGGGTTTTCTTTGCTTTGGGGCCGTTATTTTGTTCGTCATAACATTCATCGAATCGGCTCCTTCCCCCCTCATCCGAGCCGGAGAATGGCTTCATCGTGTTTCCAGCCAAGCTGGCAGTCATGGCGTTCATCAGGGGATTGGAGGCTGGCTTTATGCAGACACTGATCTCTACCGCCTTACCCAAAAGCGGCACACTCCCGGTCAGGTCGAGGACATTCTCAGCCTGCAAAAGCAACTGCAAAGCCAGGGCAGCCCCCTGCTGCTCTTGCCCATCCCTGACAAGATCGGCCTCCGGCCTGAACCCATCCTCCCCGCCAGATACAAAGGGGCTGTTCACCCCTTGGGTTATCACGCGTCCATTCAGCGGCTCAAAAGCGCCGGCGTGGACGTTCTGGACATGTCCGAAAAACTTTGGGATCAGCGCAATCGCCTCCCCCTCCACTTCCATCAGGACACCCTCTGGACCGCTGAGGCCATGAAGGAGATCGCTGTCCAGGCCTCCCGCCACATTCGCAAAGCCTACCCCCAGGTTGTGCTCGATGAAACACCGCTGGTGGATGCTCAGTTCATCGAGCGCCAAGATTTTGGCGATCTCGCCCGTCGTCTGCATCGCCAGCCTGAATCCTTTTGGCCTGCCGAGACCACCCAAATGGTGGGCCTGCGTGGCCTCACCGGGGCTGAAACGTCGCCCGTGCTCGTCATCGGCGGCGATCTCGTTCGCGCCTACGATGACCCTTCCTTGAGCTTCCCGCCCACCTCACTTACCGATCCTCCTGCTGGTTTCCCCACCCAACTCGGGGCTCTCCTGGGCCGTGCTCTCGACGTGGCCGAAGCCGCTCCTGCAGCCACCCTCGTTCCTCGTATGAGCGGGAAAAAACTCATCATTTGGGTCGTCAGGGCAGGGGAACTCTAA
- a CDS encoding phosphatase PAP2/dual specificity phosphatase family protein, translating to MQDRSMLIQGSSARPTFLQAAWVSAWTSAVFLVIYNASNWITGLRPDVQTAAFGWERLFPVVEWMIVPYWSLDAFFVVAPFLCSDRQELRVLRRRLVLSNVIAGVCFLIIPLELAWARPKITEGMFEPWFRAIQAMDAPHNLFPSLHIVLRTIMAVHYARHSRGLLRIVLHIWFSLIGVSTLLTWQHHLVDVLGGFVLAAVIFHIVPDQEEKATANRRIGFYYLTASVVLLFACRLTLPWTLLLAWPAAALGTVAAASLGIGAAVLKKTRGRLPATTRWLLAPWLLGQELSWWHYRRQSAKWNQLTPRVWMGPLPDDATAIELLEAGVTDVLDLTAEFDAPEAFRLMPGYKNMPVADLTAPTQDQLKAMAEYIERVRKDGIVFVHCKAGYSRTAAAVGAWLLQSGGTTEAAIRQMKDARPGMIVRPEVVRALREMELSLTAPGRKPVLS from the coding sequence ATGCAAGACCGTTCCATGCTGATCCAGGGATCTTCCGCCAGGCCTACCTTCCTCCAGGCGGCCTGGGTCAGTGCGTGGACCAGTGCGGTGTTTTTGGTGATCTACAATGCGAGCAACTGGATCACCGGGCTGCGGCCGGATGTGCAAACGGCGGCCTTTGGCTGGGAGCGTCTGTTCCCCGTGGTGGAGTGGATGATCGTCCCGTATTGGTCGCTCGATGCCTTTTTTGTCGTGGCGCCTTTTTTGTGCTCAGATCGCCAAGAACTGCGTGTGCTGCGTCGGCGGTTGGTGCTTTCCAATGTGATCGCGGGTGTCTGCTTTCTCATCATCCCTTTGGAACTCGCCTGGGCACGACCCAAGATCACGGAAGGGATGTTCGAGCCCTGGTTCCGTGCCATCCAGGCGATGGATGCCCCGCACAATCTTTTCCCAAGTTTGCACATCGTCCTGCGTACGATCATGGCGGTGCATTACGCGCGGCATTCCAGGGGGCTATTGCGCATTGTTCTACACATTTGGTTCAGCCTCATTGGCGTTTCCACCTTGCTGACATGGCAGCATCATCTGGTGGATGTGTTGGGTGGGTTCGTCCTCGCGGCGGTCATCTTCCACATCGTTCCTGACCAGGAGGAAAAGGCGACCGCAAATCGGCGCATCGGGTTTTATTACCTGACGGCCTCGGTGGTTCTCCTGTTTGCCTGTCGTTTGACTCTGCCGTGGACTCTCCTCTTGGCCTGGCCTGCTGCGGCTTTGGGCACCGTTGCAGCGGCTTCTTTGGGCATCGGTGCGGCGGTATTGAAAAAAACACGCGGTCGCCTTCCTGCCACCACCCGCTGGCTGCTGGCCCCCTGGCTTCTCGGGCAAGAGCTTTCCTGGTGGCACTACCGCCGCCAGTCGGCGAAGTGGAATCAACTCACTCCCCGCGTCTGGATGGGTCCGCTGCCAGATGATGCCACCGCGATTGAGCTCCTCGAAGCCGGCGTCACGGATGTGCTGGACCTCACGGCCGAGTTCGATGCGCCTGAGGCCTTTCGCCTCATGCCGGGTTATAAAAACATGCCGGTGGCAGATCTCACCGCGCCCACTCAGGATCAGCTCAAAGCCATGGCCGAATACATCGAGCGCGTGCGTAAGGACGGCATCGTCTTTGTCCATTGCAAGGCTGGCTACTCCCGCACCGCCGCTGCTGTGGGCGCGTGGCTGCTGCAAAGCGGCGGCACCACCGAAGCCGCCATCCGCCAGATGAAGGACGCCAGGCCTGGCATGATCGTCCGCCCAGAGGTCGTGCGTGCCCTCCGCGAAATGGAGTTATCCCTCACCGCCCCAGGGCGTAAACCTGTTTTGAGTTGA